From one Solanum lycopersicum chromosome 12, SLM_r2.1 genomic stretch:
- the LOC138340702 gene encoding uncharacterized protein has product MEVKDGERTITVPKPRQKYDDADRKKIEKGFKAKTLLVCGIGPDEYNRVSACESAKEIWDCLLAAHEGTEQVKESKIDMLTSRYENFKMKEGETIHDMFTKFSSITNELRSLGEPISMTKQVRKVLRILPKSWESKVDAITEAKDLKVLTMDALIGNLKTHEMNRNYDLSKKEIKKDKSLMLKYKSDEDSSDDDDMAYLISRFQKIVKKNKMYKRGTNGTRNAAQGDTCYKCEKSGHLIRECPLLKTENKEHQKHRGDKENKRDLVLGNRDRKAAADMVVKRALAAWGDSSSDSEDPDEPKDVSMVAVHEEETVFNEMFALMAHKENEEEDNQVTLFDMKIDLDKYSLKKLRTLAKVMLDSVIELTSERDTMIAELEILTENKGQFEDTMSRMVSLELKNSELKNQLCQITEEAENRMESQIVCKLKFKRN; this is encoded by the coding sequence ATGGAAGTAAAGGATGGAGAAAGGACCATTACTGTTCCAAAGCCCAGGCAGAAATATGATGATGCTGacaggaaaaagattgaaaagggtttcaaagctaaaactcttctggtctgtgggataggacctgatgagtacAACAGAGTGTCAGCCTGTGAGTCTGCTAAAGAAATTTGGGATTGTTTGTTGGCTGCacatgaaggaactgaacaagtcaaagaatccAAGATTGACATGCTCACCTCACGATAtgagaacttcaaaatgaaggaaggagaaactatacatgacatgttcaccaagttttcttctattacaaatgagctgcgaagtttgggtgaacctataagcatgacCAAACAAGTCAGGAAAGTGCTTCGAATTCTTCCAAAGTCTTGGGAGAGCAAAGTTGATGCCATTACTGAAGCTAAAGACTTGAAGGTGCTGACCATGGATGCCTTGATTGGCAATCTTAAAacacatgagatgaatcgaaACTATGATTTGTCAAAAAAGGAAATCAAGAAGGACAAATCATTGATGTTAAAGTATAAATCAGATGAAGATtcaagtgatgatgatgatatggcatatctcatcagtagatttcaaaagattgtgaaaaaaaacaaaatgtataaaagaggaacaaatgggACTCGAAATGCTGCTCAAGGAGATACTTGCTACAAGTGTGAAAAATCTGGACACTTAATCAGAGAGTGTCCTTTGCTCAAGACTGAAAACAAGGAACATCAAAAACACAGGGGtgataaagaaaacaaaagggaCCTGGTACTTGGAAACAGAGATCGTAAAGCTGCTGCTGATATGGTTGTCAAAAGAGCTCTTGCTGCATGGGGGGATTCTTCTAGTGACTCAGAAGATCCTGATGAGCCAAAAGATGTGTCGATGGTTGCTGTGCACGAGGAGGAAACCgtcttcaatgaaatgtttgctctcatggcacacaaagaaaatgaggaagaagaCAATCAGGTAACTCTTTTTGACATGAAAATTGACCtggataaatattctcttaaaaaattgagaacctTGGCAAAAGTCATGTTAGATTCTGTGATAGAGTTAACATCTGAAAGAGATACCATGATTgctgaacttgaaattttaactgaaaacaaagGTCAATTTGAAGACACAATGTCAAGAATGGTGTCTCTAGAGTTAAAAAACTCTGAACTTAAGAACCAGTTGTGTCAGAttactgaagaagctgaaaatcGAATGGAAAGCCAAATAGTCTGCAAGCTGAAattcaagagaaattga
- the LOC101265618 gene encoding glucan endo-1,3-beta-glucosidase 13-like: MADFTTLTSLFLLLSLLSIANSGSIGINYGRIANNLPTPSEVVQLLKSQGIHRVKLYDTDSAVLTALSGSNISVSVALPNEQLSDAASKQSFTDSWVQSNIVRYYPKTNIESIAVGNEVFVDPNNTTKFLVPAMKNVYASLVKYGVASSIKVSSPVALSALQNSYPSSAGSFKTELIEPVIKPMLSFLKQSGSFLAVNIYPFFAYVANTDTISLDYALFRDNKGVTDPNNGLVYKSLFEAQIDAVYAAMKALNFDDVKMEITETGWPSKGDENETGASTENAAAYNGNLVKRVLTGSGTPLKPDEPLNVYLFALFNENQKPGPVSERNYGLFYPSKEKVYDITLTLEGLEAGVNNGSKSQVVKIPVPSPSSSPSPAPVVGGGVEESKVVNTWCVANEKAGAEKLQAALDYACGEGGADCRPIQPGATCHNPDTLEAHASYAFNSYYQKKARGTGTCDFKGAAYVVTQHPKYGSCKFPTGY; this comes from the exons ATGGCCGATTTTACTACATTAACTTCGcttttccttcttctctctTTGTTATCTATTGCGAATTCCGGTTCTATTGGTATAAATTATGGCCGAATTGCTAATAACCTTCCGACTCCATCAGAAGTTGTTCAGCTCCTCAAATCTCAAGGCATTCATCGCGTAAAGCTTTACGATACTGATTCCGCTGTTCTTACAGCTCTTTCTGGATCCAATATATCAGTTAGCGTTGCCTTACCTAACGAGCAGCTATCCGATGCAGCTTCGAAGCAGTCTTTTACGGATTCATGGGTTCAGTCGAATATTGTTCGTTATTATCCAAAAACAAATATAGAATCTATAGCGGTTGGAAATGAAGTTTTTGTAGATCCAAACAATACAACCAAATTTCTAGTACCAGCAATGAAGAATGTTTACGCATCGCTCGTTAAATACGGCGTCGCTTCGTCCATCAAAGTTTCATCCCCTGTTGCACTCAGTGCTCTGCAAAATTCATATCCTTCATCTGCTGGTTCATTCAAAACGGAGCTAATCGAACCTGTTATTAAACCGATGTTGAGTTTCCTCAAACAATCGGGTTCCTTTTTAGCTGTTAATATTTATCCATTTTTTGCTTATGTAGCGAATACGGATACGATTTCTTTGGATTATGCTTTGTTTAGAGATAACAAAGGTGTGACTGATCCTAACAATGGACTTGTTTATAAGAGCCTTTTCGAAGCTCAAATTGATGCTGTTTATGCTGCAATGAAAGCTTTGAATTTCGATGATGTAAAAATGGAGATTACTGAAACTGGATGGCCTTCAAAAGGCGATGAAAACGAGACTGGTGCAAGTACTGAAAATGCTGCAGCTTACAACGGTAATCTGGTAAAAAGAGTACTTACTGGAAGTGGGACCCCTTTAAAGCCCGATGAACCTCTTAACGTCTATTTATTCGCTTTGTTCAATGAAAATCAAAAGCCCGGGCCCGTTTCAGAACGGAACTACGGGCTTTTCTATCCTAGTAAAGAAAAGGTTTACGATATTACGCTTACTCTAGAAGGTTTAGAGGCTGGGGTTAATAACGGAAGTAAAAGCCAGGTGGTGAAGATTCCGGTACCGTCTCCGTCGTCGTCGCCGTCTCCAGCGCCGGTTGTTGGCGGCGGTGTGGAGGAGAGTAAGGTGGTGAACACGTGGTGTGTGGCGAATGAGAAAGCTGGGGCGGAGAAGCTGCAAGCGGCGCTGGATTATGCTTGTGGAGAAGGAGGAGCTGATTGTCGTCCGATTCAGCCGGGTGCCACGTGTCATAATCCTGATACACTTGAAGCACATGCTTCTTATGCGTTCAATAGTTATTATCAGAAGAAAGCACGTGGGACTGGCACCTGTGATTTCAAAGGAGCAGCTTATGTCGTCACTCAACATCCTA AATATGGCAGTTGCAAGTTTCCAACAGGATATTAA